One Glycine max cultivar Williams 82 chromosome 6, Glycine_max_v4.0, whole genome shotgun sequence DNA segment encodes these proteins:
- the LOC100776945 gene encoding uncharacterized protein isoform X2, translating to MNIVPDTTLQGEYQLTNGYGPDRAPQVMRDHWNTYITEDDFRFMSANGLNAVRIPVGWWIAKDPNPPKPFVGGSLAALDNAFIWAQNHGMNVIIDLHAAEGSQNGNDHSGARDGYTEWGDSYIPNTVQVIDFLAERYGTRPNLGAIELMSGPRGVNLESLKKYYKEAYDAVRKHNSSAYVIMSNPLDADSKVLLSFVQDFDRVVIDVHYYNLFSSDFNRMNVQQNIDVIRNGRASDLSVVSSSNALSFVGEWTGAWSIQGASKEDLKRYVQAQLDVYSRATFGWAYLAYKCRINEWSLRWMIQNGYICLSCPQNLPYKAVNLGNWLVVEGWMQEPSLFDGIVNNDLLDGTQVQLKSTKFNKYLTSENGGGADVVANRGSASGWETFKLWRISDSSFNLRVFNKKFVGLENHGGGNKIISVSDSPSQPETFEIIRDNNDPFKIRIKASNGLFLQVRSETSVTADYHGTNWDESDPSVFRMTIVPGTTLQGEYQLTNGYGPDRAPQVMKDHWRTYITEDDFRFMSENGLNAVRIPVGWWIAKDPNPPKPFVGGSLEALDNAFIWAQNHGIKVIIDLHAAEGSQNRFEHSGTRDGEIEWGDSYIPNTVQVIDFLAERYGNKPNLGGIELMNEPFGVNLESLKKYYKEAYDAVRKHNSSAYVIMSNPLDADSKVLLSFVKDFDRVVIDVHYYNLFWNGFDSMTVQENIDFIRNERVSNLGGVSSTNALSFVGEWTGEWAVKGATKEDYQRYAQAQLGVYSRATFGWAYWSYKCRFNEWSMKWMIQNGRIKL from the exons ATGAATATTGTACCAGACACCACCTTACAAGGAGAGTACCAACTTACTAATGGTTATGGTCCTGATAGAGCTCCTCAAGTCATGAGG GATCACTGGAATACATACATAACCGAAGATGATTTCAGATTCATGTCTGCAAATGGCTTAAATGCAGTGAGAATACCTGTTGGATGGTGGATAGCTAAAGATCCGAATCCTCCTAAGCCTTTTGTTGGAGGATCATTGGCAGCATTGGACAATGCTTTCATTTGGGCACA AAACCATGGGATGAATGTGATCATAGACTTGCATGCAGCTGAAGGTTCACAGAATGGAAATGACCACAGTGGCGCAAGAGATGGATATACAGAATGGGGAGATTCATACATACCAAACACAGTCCAAGTCATAGACTTCTTAGCAGAAAG ATATGGTACCAGACCAAACTTAGGAGCCATAGAGCTGATGAGTGGGCCACGAGGTGTGAATCTAGAGAGCCTTAAGAAGTATTACAAGGAAGCTTATGATGCTGTCAGAAAGCACAACTCAAGTGCTTATGTGATCATGTCAAATCCATTGGATGCAGATTCTAAAGTGCTTCTCTCATTTGTGCAAGACTTTGACAGAGTAGTCATTGATGTGCATTACTATAATCTTTTTTCAAGCGATTTCAACCGCATGAATGTTCAACAAAATATTGACGTCATAAGAAATGGACGAGCCTCAGATCTTAGTGTCGTCTCTTCCTCAAATGCTCTGAGTTTTGTAG GGGAGTGGACTGGTGCGTGGAGCATACAAGGTGCGTCTAAGGAAGACCTCAAAAGGTATGTCCAAGCACAATTGGATGTGTATTCTCGTGCAACTTTTGGATGGGCCTATTTGGCCTACAAATGTAGGATTAACGAATGGAGCCTCAGATGGATGATCCAAAACGGTTACATATGCCTCTCATGTCCTCAAAATTTGCCATACAAAGCTGTGAATCTAGGAAACTGGCTTGTTGTTGAAGGGTGGATGCAAGAACCCTCTCTCTTTGATGGAATTGTCAACAATGACCTCTTG GATGGAACTCAAGTGCAACTTAAGTCCACAAAGTTCAACAAGTATCTCACTTCTGAAAATGGGGGTGGAGCTGATGTTGTAGCCAACCGAGGTTCTGCTTCTGGTTGGGAAACATTCAAG CTGTGGAGGATCAGTGACTCATCCTTCAACTTGAGAGTGTTCAACAAGAAATTTGTTGGGCTGGAAAATCATGGGGGTGGAAACAAAATTATATCAGTTTCAGACTCACCTAGCCAACCAGAAACATTTGAGATTATAAGGGATAATAATGACCCCTTCAAAATTAGAATCAAAGCATCAAATGGTCTGTTTTTACAG GTTCGATCGGAGACATCAGTGACTGCAGATTATCACGGCACAAATTGGGATGAAAGTGACCCATCAGTCTTTCGTATGACTATTGTACCAGGCACCACCTTGCAAGGAGAGTACCAACTTACTAATGGTTATGGTCCTGATAGAGCTCCTCAAGTCATGAAG GACCATTGGAGAACATACATAACTGAAGATGATTTCAGATTCATGTCAGAAAATGGCTTAAATGCAGTGAGAATACCTGTTGGATGGTGGATAGCTAAAGATCCAAACCCTCCTAAGCCTTTTGTTGGTGGATCATTGGAAGCATTGGACAATGCTTTCATTTGGGCACA AAACCATGGGATAAAAGTGATCATAGACTTGCATGCAGCTGAAGGTTCACAGAATAGGTTTGAACACAGTGGAACTAGAGATGGAGAAATAGAATGGGGAGATTCATACATACCAAACACAGTCCAAGTCATAGACTTCTTAGCAGAAAg ATATGGTAACAAACCAAACTTAGGAGGAATAGAGCTAATGAATGAGCCATTTGGTGTGAATCTAGAGAGCCTTAAGAAGTATTACAAAGAAGCATATGATGCTGTGAGGAAGCACAACTCAAGTGCTTATGTGATCATGTCAAACCCATTGGATGCAGATTCTAAAGTGCTTCTCTCATTTGTCAAAGACTTTGACAGAGTAGTCATTGATGTGCATTACTACAATCTTTTTTGGAACGGTTTCGACAGCATGACTGTTCAAGAAAATATTGACTTCATAAGAAATGAACGTGTCTCTAATCTTGGTGGCGTCTCTTCCACAAATGCTCTGAGTTTTGTAG GGGAGTGGACTGGTGAGTGGGCTGTAAAAGGTGCGACTAAGGAAGACTACCAAAGGTATGCCCAAGCACAGCTAGGTGTGTATTCTCGTG
- the LOC100776945 gene encoding uncharacterized protein isoform X1 → MGNVLPYKAVNLANWLVVEGWMQEPSLFDGIVNKDLLDGTQVQLKSTKFNKYLTSENGGGADVVANRGSASGWETFKLWRISDSSFNLRVFNKKFVGLENHGGGNKIISVSDSPSQPETFEIIRNNNDPFKIRIKASNGRFLQVRSETLVTADYEGTNWDESDPSVFRMNIVPDTTLQGEYQLTNGYGPDRAPQVMRDHWNTYITEDDFRFMSANGLNAVRIPVGWWIAKDPNPPKPFVGGSLAALDNAFIWAQNHGMNVIIDLHAAEGSQNGNDHSGARDGYTEWGDSYIPNTVQVIDFLAERYGTRPNLGAIELMSGPRGVNLESLKKYYKEAYDAVRKHNSSAYVIMSNPLDADSKVLLSFVQDFDRVVIDVHYYNLFSSDFNRMNVQQNIDVIRNGRASDLSVVSSSNALSFVGEWTGAWSIQGASKEDLKRYVQAQLDVYSRATFGWAYLAYKCRINEWSLRWMIQNGYICLSCPQNLPYKAVNLGNWLVVEGWMQEPSLFDGIVNNDLLDGTQVQLKSTKFNKYLTSENGGGADVVANRGSASGWETFKLWRISDSSFNLRVFNKKFVGLENHGGGNKIISVSDSPSQPETFEIIRDNNDPFKIRIKASNGLFLQVRSETSVTADYHGTNWDESDPSVFRMTIVPGTTLQGEYQLTNGYGPDRAPQVMKDHWRTYITEDDFRFMSENGLNAVRIPVGWWIAKDPNPPKPFVGGSLEALDNAFIWAQNHGIKVIIDLHAAEGSQNRFEHSGTRDGEIEWGDSYIPNTVQVIDFLAERYGNKPNLGGIELMNEPFGVNLESLKKYYKEAYDAVRKHNSSAYVIMSNPLDADSKVLLSFVKDFDRVVIDVHYYNLFWNGFDSMTVQENIDFIRNERVSNLGGVSSTNALSFVGEWTGEWAVKGATKEDYQRYAQAQLGVYSRATFGWAYWSYKCRFNEWSMKWMIQNGRIKL, encoded by the exons ATGGGTAATGTTTTGCCATACAAAGCTGTGAATCTAGCAAACTGGCTGGTTGTCGAAGGATGGATGCAAGAACCCTCTCTCTTTGATGGAATTGTCAACAAAGATCTCTTG GATGGAACTCAAGTGCAACTTAAGTCCACAAAGTTCAACAAGTATCTCACTTCTGAAAATGGGGGTGGAGCTGATGTTGTAGCCAACCGAGGTTCTGCTTCTGGTTGGGAAACATTCAAG CTGTGGAGGATCAGTGACTCATCCTTCAACTTGAGAGTGTTCAACAAGAAATTTGTTGGGCTGGAAAATCATGGGGGTGGAAACAAAATTATATCAGTTTCAGACTCACCTAGCCAACCGGAAACATTTGAGATTATAAGGAATAATAATGACCCCTTCAAAATTAGAATCAAAGCATCAAATGGTCGGTTTTTACAG GTTCGATCGGAGACATTAGTGACTGCAGATTATGAAGGCACAAATTGGGATGAAAGTGACCCATCAGTCTTTCGTATGAATATTGTACCAGACACCACCTTACAAGGAGAGTACCAACTTACTAATGGTTATGGTCCTGATAGAGCTCCTCAAGTCATGAGG GATCACTGGAATACATACATAACCGAAGATGATTTCAGATTCATGTCTGCAAATGGCTTAAATGCAGTGAGAATACCTGTTGGATGGTGGATAGCTAAAGATCCGAATCCTCCTAAGCCTTTTGTTGGAGGATCATTGGCAGCATTGGACAATGCTTTCATTTGGGCACA AAACCATGGGATGAATGTGATCATAGACTTGCATGCAGCTGAAGGTTCACAGAATGGAAATGACCACAGTGGCGCAAGAGATGGATATACAGAATGGGGAGATTCATACATACCAAACACAGTCCAAGTCATAGACTTCTTAGCAGAAAG ATATGGTACCAGACCAAACTTAGGAGCCATAGAGCTGATGAGTGGGCCACGAGGTGTGAATCTAGAGAGCCTTAAGAAGTATTACAAGGAAGCTTATGATGCTGTCAGAAAGCACAACTCAAGTGCTTATGTGATCATGTCAAATCCATTGGATGCAGATTCTAAAGTGCTTCTCTCATTTGTGCAAGACTTTGACAGAGTAGTCATTGATGTGCATTACTATAATCTTTTTTCAAGCGATTTCAACCGCATGAATGTTCAACAAAATATTGACGTCATAAGAAATGGACGAGCCTCAGATCTTAGTGTCGTCTCTTCCTCAAATGCTCTGAGTTTTGTAG GGGAGTGGACTGGTGCGTGGAGCATACAAGGTGCGTCTAAGGAAGACCTCAAAAGGTATGTCCAAGCACAATTGGATGTGTATTCTCGTGCAACTTTTGGATGGGCCTATTTGGCCTACAAATGTAGGATTAACGAATGGAGCCTCAGATGGATGATCCAAAACGGTTACATATGCCTCTCATGTCCTCAAAATTTGCCATACAAAGCTGTGAATCTAGGAAACTGGCTTGTTGTTGAAGGGTGGATGCAAGAACCCTCTCTCTTTGATGGAATTGTCAACAATGACCTCTTG GATGGAACTCAAGTGCAACTTAAGTCCACAAAGTTCAACAAGTATCTCACTTCTGAAAATGGGGGTGGAGCTGATGTTGTAGCCAACCGAGGTTCTGCTTCTGGTTGGGAAACATTCAAG CTGTGGAGGATCAGTGACTCATCCTTCAACTTGAGAGTGTTCAACAAGAAATTTGTTGGGCTGGAAAATCATGGGGGTGGAAACAAAATTATATCAGTTTCAGACTCACCTAGCCAACCAGAAACATTTGAGATTATAAGGGATAATAATGACCCCTTCAAAATTAGAATCAAAGCATCAAATGGTCTGTTTTTACAG GTTCGATCGGAGACATCAGTGACTGCAGATTATCACGGCACAAATTGGGATGAAAGTGACCCATCAGTCTTTCGTATGACTATTGTACCAGGCACCACCTTGCAAGGAGAGTACCAACTTACTAATGGTTATGGTCCTGATAGAGCTCCTCAAGTCATGAAG GACCATTGGAGAACATACATAACTGAAGATGATTTCAGATTCATGTCAGAAAATGGCTTAAATGCAGTGAGAATACCTGTTGGATGGTGGATAGCTAAAGATCCAAACCCTCCTAAGCCTTTTGTTGGTGGATCATTGGAAGCATTGGACAATGCTTTCATTTGGGCACA AAACCATGGGATAAAAGTGATCATAGACTTGCATGCAGCTGAAGGTTCACAGAATAGGTTTGAACACAGTGGAACTAGAGATGGAGAAATAGAATGGGGAGATTCATACATACCAAACACAGTCCAAGTCATAGACTTCTTAGCAGAAAg ATATGGTAACAAACCAAACTTAGGAGGAATAGAGCTAATGAATGAGCCATTTGGTGTGAATCTAGAGAGCCTTAAGAAGTATTACAAAGAAGCATATGATGCTGTGAGGAAGCACAACTCAAGTGCTTATGTGATCATGTCAAACCCATTGGATGCAGATTCTAAAGTGCTTCTCTCATTTGTCAAAGACTTTGACAGAGTAGTCATTGATGTGCATTACTACAATCTTTTTTGGAACGGTTTCGACAGCATGACTGTTCAAGAAAATATTGACTTCATAAGAAATGAACGTGTCTCTAATCTTGGTGGCGTCTCTTCCACAAATGCTCTGAGTTTTGTAG GGGAGTGGACTGGTGAGTGGGCTGTAAAAGGTGCGACTAAGGAAGACTACCAAAGGTATGCCCAAGCACAGCTAGGTGTGTATTCTCGTG